Proteins from one Desulfonema limicola genomic window:
- a CDS encoding amino acid ABC transporter ATP-binding protein gives MITFSNVNKWFGKHHVLKNINLEVESGEVMVVCGPSGSGKSTLIRCINRLENIQKGEIIVDELNVHDRKTDMTKIRAEIGFVFQQFNLYPHMTVLKNITIAPIKVRKINKHEAENLGHEILERVGLKDKANAYPAQLSGGQQQRVAIARGLCMRPKIMLFDEPTSALDPEMINEVLDVMRNLAKDGMTMVVVTHEMGFAREVAKRIVFMDDGEIIETARPDDFFTNPQNKRTKHFLSKILTH, from the coding sequence ATGATAACCTTTTCCAATGTAAACAAATGGTTTGGAAAACATCATGTGCTAAAAAACATCAACCTGGAGGTTGAGTCTGGCGAGGTCATGGTTGTATGCGGGCCGAGCGGTTCAGGAAAAAGCACTTTAATCCGCTGCATAAACAGGCTGGAAAATATTCAAAAGGGAGAGATAATTGTTGATGAACTTAATGTTCATGACAGGAAAACAGACATGACAAAAATACGAGCTGAAATAGGGTTTGTTTTTCAGCAGTTTAACCTCTATCCCCATATGACTGTCTTAAAAAACATAACAATAGCTCCAATAAAAGTCCGTAAAATAAATAAACATGAAGCTGAAAACCTGGGGCATGAAATTTTAGAAAGGGTGGGACTCAAAGACAAGGCAAATGCCTATCCTGCCCAGCTTTCAGGAGGCCAGCAGCAAAGGGTGGCTATTGCAAGGGGGCTGTGTATGCGTCCCAAAATAATGCTTTTTGACGAACCAACATCAGCACTTGACCCTGAAATGATAAACGAGGTCTTGGATGTTATGCGCAATCTTGCAAAAGATGGAATGACAATGGTAGTTGTAACCCACGAAATGGGCTTTGCCAGGGAGGTAGCCAAAAGGATTGTTTTTATGGATGACGGCGAAATAATTGAAACCGCCCGGCCTGATGATTTTTTCACCAATCCCCAAAATAAAAGAACAAAGCATTTTCTAAGCAAAATTCTGACACATTAA
- a CDS encoding ATP-binding protein, with the protein MKNLQNLPIGDSSFESIRANNDLYVDKTRHIFQLISEGRYYFLSRPRRFGKSLTISTLRCLFQGKKELFKGLWIAENTDWEWKECPVILIDFNNISNDTPENLKQSLTEHLLGIARGNNIEFINSLLKGQFNELILGLNKKNNMPVVILIDEYDKPIIDHLGKGAKAMETAKANRDILKSFFGVIKGGEVSDVLRFVFITGVSKFSRVSIFSELNNLEDMTMLEPYADMLGYTQNELETYFKPCILDLSKKTGNTQEEILVKLAQYYNGYRFSKKNVRVYNPFSVMCALKHKTFDNYWFETGTPTFLVNLLKDTDFPVAKIENLELDKQIFSVYDLERLQPEALLFQTGYITIKDVYEDELYAFCYPNQEVKISFLKYLMFFHVPAHGHEQSLFIHLSRYLNQENLEAFFETISTIFASIPYTIETKRDEAYFHTAFFLIVSASGINARSEVLTCKGRIDMIMEFADKLYIIEFKCSQSAQAGIKQILEKKYAEPYKKTGKKIILMGINFDTQKRNISEWKAEEI; encoded by the coding sequence ATGAAAAATCTGCAAAACCTGCCAATAGGCGATTCATCATTTGAAAGTATTCGTGCAAACAACGACCTGTATGTGGATAAAACACGGCATATCTTCCAGCTTATAAGCGAAGGCAGATATTATTTCCTGTCCCGGCCCCGCAGATTTGGCAAATCTTTAACCATATCAACTTTACGCTGCCTGTTTCAGGGTAAAAAGGAATTATTTAAGGGCTTGTGGATTGCTGAAAACACAGACTGGGAATGGAAAGAATGCCCTGTAATTTTAATAGATTTTAACAATATCAGCAATGATACGCCTGAAAATCTGAAACAGAGCTTAACAGAACACCTCCTGGGCATAGCAAGGGGAAATAACATTGAATTTATCAATTCTTTATTAAAGGGACAGTTCAATGAACTCATCTTGGGACTAAATAAAAAGAACAACATGCCTGTTGTAATCCTGATTGATGAATACGACAAACCCATTATTGACCATCTTGGAAAAGGCGCAAAAGCAATGGAGACTGCCAAGGCAAACAGGGACATTCTCAAATCATTTTTTGGCGTAATCAAGGGCGGTGAGGTTTCTGATGTACTGCGGTTTGTATTTATTACCGGCGTGTCAAAATTCAGCAGGGTTTCTATTTTTTCAGAACTTAACAATCTTGAAGATATGACCATGCTGGAACCCTATGCAGATATGCTTGGTTATACACAAAATGAACTTGAAACATATTTTAAGCCCTGCATCCTTGATTTATCAAAAAAAACAGGAAATACCCAAGAAGAAATCCTGGTAAAGCTTGCCCAGTATTATAACGGCTATCGTTTTTCAAAAAAAAATGTCAGGGTTTATAATCCTTTTTCCGTAATGTGTGCGCTTAAACATAAAACCTTTGATAACTACTGGTTTGAAACCGGAACCCCGACCTTTTTGGTGAATCTCTTAAAAGACACTGATTTCCCTGTTGCAAAAATAGAAAACCTGGAACTGGATAAGCAGATATTCAGTGTATATGACCTTGAACGCCTCCAGCCCGAAGCACTTTTATTTCAGACAGGATATATAACAATAAAAGATGTTTATGAAGATGAACTTTATGCTTTCTGCTATCCAAACCAGGAAGTAAAAATTTCCTTTTTAAAATACCTGATGTTTTTCCATGTTCCGGCACATGGTCATGAGCAGTCTTTGTTTATCCATCTTTCCAGATATTTGAATCAGGAAAACCTGGAAGCTTTTTTTGAAACAATCTCAACCATATTCGCATCCATTCCCTATACAATTGAAACCAAAAGAGACGAAGCATATTTTCATACAGCGTTTTTCCTGATAGTCAGTGCCTCAGGAATAAATGCCCGCAGCGAGGTTTTAACCTGCAAAGGCAGGATTGATATGATCATGGAATTTGCCGACAAGCTTTATATCATTGAATTTAAATGCAGTCAGAGCGCCCAGGCAGGCATTAAGCAGATATTGGAAAAAAAATATGCAGAGCCTTACAAAAAGACAGGGAAAAAGATTATCCTCATGGGCATTAATTTTGATACACAAAAGCGCAATATTTCAGAGTGGAAGGCTGAAGAAATATAG
- a CDS encoding ATP-binding protein, translating into MKKLQNLPIGDSSFESIRKRNDLYVDKTRHIFQLISEGRYYFLSRPRRFGKSLTISTLRCLFQGRKELFKGLWIDENSNWEWREYPVISVDFNEISHNTPENLTLGIERSLKNTGQFNNIQLKEPLLKEMFKELILSLHYKTDMPVVILIDEYDKPIIDHLGKGAKAMETAKANRDILKSFFGVIKGGEVSDVLRFVFITGVSKFSRVSIFSELNNLEDMTMLEPYADMLGYTQNELETYFKPCILDLSKKTGNTQEEILVKLAQYYNGYRFSKKNVRVYNPFSVMCALKHKTFDNYWFETGTPTFLVNLLKDTNFPVAKIENLELDKQIFSVYDLERLQPEALLFQTGYITIKDVYEDELYAFCYPNQEVKISFLKYLMFFHVPAHGHEQSLFIHLSRHLNQENLDAFFETISTIFASIPYTIESKRDEAYFHTAFFLIVSASGINARSEVLTCTGRIDMIMEFSDKLYIIEFKCSQSAQAGIKQILEKKYAEPYKKTGKKIILMGINFDTQKRNISEWKVEEI; encoded by the coding sequence ATGAAAAAACTTCAAAACCTGCCAATCGGTGATTCATCATTTGAAAGCATACGGAAAAGAAACGATCTGTATGTGGATAAAACACGGCATATTTTCCAGCTTATAAGCGAAGGCAGATATTATTTCCTGTCCCGGCCCCGCAGATTCGGGAAATCTTTGACCATATCAACTCTGCGCTGTCTTTTCCAGGGGAGAAAAGAATTGTTTAAAGGACTGTGGATTGATGAAAACTCTAACTGGGAATGGAGAGAATATCCTGTAATATCAGTAGATTTTAATGAAATAAGTCATAATACACCGGAAAATCTAACCTTGGGAATTGAAAGGAGTCTTAAAAATACAGGACAGTTCAATAATATTCAGTTAAAAGAACCGCTGTTAAAAGAAATGTTTAAAGAACTCATCCTCTCGCTCCATTACAAAACCGATATGCCTGTTGTAATCCTGATTGATGAATACGACAAACCTATTATTGATCATCTTGGCAAAGGCGCAAAAGCAATGGAAACTGCCAAGGCAAACAGGGACATTCTCAAATCATTTTTTGGCGTAATCAAGGGCGGTGAGGTTTCTGATGTACTGCGGTTTGTATTTATTACCGGCGTGTCAAAATTCAGCAGGGTTTCTATTTTTTCAGAACTTAACAATCTTGAAGATATGACCATGCTGGAACCCTATGCAGATATGCTTGGTTATACACAAAATGAACTTGAAACATATTTTAAGCCCTGCATCCTTGATTTATCAAAAAAAACAGGAAATACCCAAGAAGAAATCCTGGTAAAGCTTGCCCAGTATTATAACGGCTATCGTTTTTCAAAAAAAAATGTCAGGGTTTATAATCCTTTTTCCGTAATGTGTGCGCTTAAACATAAAACCTTTGATAATTACTGGTTTGAAACTGGAACCCCGACTTTCCTGGTGAATCTTTTAAAAGACACTAATTTTCCTGTTGCAAAAATAGAAAACCTGGAACTGGATAAGCAGATATTCAGCGTATATGACCTTGAACGCCTCCAGCCCGAAGCACTTTTATTTCAGACAGGATACATAACAATAAAAGATGTTTATGAAGATGAACTTTATGCGTTCTGCTATCCAAACCAGGAAGTAAAAATTTCCTTTTTAAAATACCTGATGTTTTTCCATGTTCCGGCACATGGTCATGAACAGTCTTTGTTTATCCACCTTTCCAGACATTTGAATCAGGAAAACCTGGATGCTTTTTTTGAAACAATTTCAACCATATTCGCATCCATTCCCTATACAATTGAAAGCAAAAGAGACGAAGCATATTTTCATACAGCATTTTTTTTGATAGTCAGCGCCTCAGGAATAAATGCACGCAGCGAGGTTTTAACCTGTACCGGCAGGATTGATATGATCATGGAATTTTCCGACAAGCTTTATATCATTGAATTTAAATGCAGTCAGAGCGCCCAGGCAGGCATTAAGCAGATATTGGAAAAAAAATATGCAGAGCCTTACAAAAAGACCGGGAAAAAGATTATCCTCATGGGCATTAATTTTGATACACAAAAGCGCAATATTTCAGAGTGGAAGGTTGAGGAAATATAG
- a CDS encoding ATP-binding protein: MKKLQNLPIGDSSFESIRERNDLYVDKTRHIFKLISEGRYYFLSRPRRFGKSLTISTLRCLFQGKKELFKGLWIDENTGWEWKEYPVILIDFNEISHDAPANLTSGLESSLKSTGQFNNVQLKESLLKEMFKELILKIHRKTGMPVVILIDEYDKPIIDHLDKGKKAMEIAKANRDILKLFFGVIKGGEISSVLCFVFITGVARFSRVSIFSELNNLKDLTMNEDYADMLGCTQEELETCFAPYFQDFAQKQNMTEPELLEKLRLYYNGYRFSIRDVRVYNPFSILNAVDEKNFNNYWFETGTPAFLVNLLHENKWYLPFIENLEATEALFSAYEIECLQPQALLFQTGYITIKDIDEGLYTFDYPNQEVKTSFSEILFYSYFRGQQGVSRFILLSKYLRLEDIESFIEIITGIYASIPYKIEDKRDEAYFHTIFYLMVSASGANSRSKVLTCDSRINMTVEFDDKIYIIEFKCNQTPQAGIRQIRKKAYLDLYLQTGKKIILMGINFDTQNRNISGWKVEEI; the protein is encoded by the coding sequence ATGAAAAAACTTCAAAACCTGCCAATCGGCGATTCATCATTTGAGAGCATACGGGAAAGAAACGATCTGTATGTGGATAAAACACGGCATATATTCAAGCTTATAAGCGAAGGCAGATATTATTTCCTGTCCCGGCCCCGCAGATTCGGGAAATCTTTGACCATATCAACTCTTCGCTGTCTGTTTCAGGGTAAAAAGGAATTATTTAAAGGTTTGTGGATTGATGAAAATACAGGCTGGGAATGGAAAGAATATCCTGTAATTTTAATAGATTTTAATGAAATAAGTCATGATGCACCGGCAAATTTAACCAGCGGTTTGGAAAGCAGCTTGAAAAGTACAGGGCAGTTTAATAATGTTCAACTAAAAGAATCCCTGTTAAAAGAAATGTTTAAAGAACTCATATTAAAAATTCACAGGAAAACCGGAATGCCGGTTGTCATTTTGATTGATGAATATGATAAACCCATTATAGATCACCTGGACAAAGGTAAAAAGGCAATGGAGATCGCCAAAGCCAACCGGGATATTCTGAAATTATTTTTTGGAGTAATCAAAGGCGGCGAGATTTCTTCAGTACTTTGTTTTGTATTTATTACAGGTGTTGCCAGGTTCAGCAGGGTTTCAATATTTTCAGAGCTTAACAATTTAAAAGACCTGACCATGAACGAAGATTACGCAGACATGTTAGGCTGCACTCAGGAAGAACTTGAAACCTGTTTTGCCCCTTATTTTCAAGATTTTGCACAAAAGCAGAATATGACAGAACCAGAACTACTTGAAAAGCTGCGCCTGTATTATAATGGTTATCGTTTTTCAATAAGAGATGTAAGGGTATATAATCCATTTTCAATTCTAAATGCAGTTGATGAGAAAAATTTTAATAATTATTGGTTTGAAACCGGAACCCCGGCTTTTCTGGTGAATCTTTTACATGAAAACAAGTGGTATCTGCCTTTTATTGAAAACCTGGAAGCAACAGAAGCCTTGTTCAGTGCTTATGAAATTGAGTGTTTACAGCCCCAAGCCCTGCTCTTTCAAACTGGATATATTACCATAAAAGATATTGACGAAGGTTTATACACCTTTGATTATCCAAACCAGGAAGTAAAAACCTCATTTTCTGAAATCCTGTTTTATTCATATTTTAGAGGACAACAAGGCGTTTCCAGGTTTATCCTGCTTTCCAAATATCTTAGACTTGAGGATATTGAATCATTTATTGAAATCATAACAGGAATCTATGCTTCAATTCCATATAAAATTGAAGATAAAAGGGATGAGGCATATTTTCATACTATTTTTTACCTTATGGTCAGTGCCTCAGGGGCAAATTCCCGCAGCAAGGTTTTAACCTGTGACAGCAGGATTAACATGACCGTGGAGTTTGATGATAAGATTTATATTATTGAATTTAAATGCAATCAGACTCCCCAGGCTGGAATCCGGCAGATAAGGAAAAAAGCTTATTTAGACCTGTATCTTCAAACCGGGAAAAAGATTATCCTCATGGGCATTAATTTTGACACTCAAAATCGCAATATTTCAGGGTGGAAGGTTGAAGAAATATAA
- a CDS encoding PD-(D/E)XK nuclease domain-containing protein: MIVSASGINARSEVLTCTGRIDMIMEFADKLYIIEFKCSQSAQAGIKQILEKKYAEPYKKTGKKIILMGINFDTEKRNISEWKTEEI; this comes from the coding sequence TTGATAGTCAGTGCCTCAGGAATAAATGCACGCAGCGAGGTTTTAACCTGTACCGGCAGAATTGATATGATCATGGAATTTGCCGACAAGCTTTATATTATTGAATTTAAATGCAGTCAGAGCGCCCAGGCTGGAATTAAGCAGATATTGGAAAAAAAATATGCAGAGCCTTACAAAAAGACCGGGAAAAAGATTATCCTCATGGGCATTAATTTTGACACGGAAAAGCGCAATATTTCAGAGTGGAAGACTGAGGAAATATAG
- a CDS encoding D-cysteine desulfhydrase family protein: MPDVKFAYPKHINLANLPTPVRYLSRISSRYGVEIYIKQDEMTGTALSGNKVRKLEFVLAHALEQNADTVITCGGAQSNHCRATAIAAAMAGLDCCLLLRTPDPLNPPETGGNILLDKMAGAEIVWITPEEYKRRDEFFEKQSKILQSQGKKPYIIPEGASDALGAWGYIKAMQEIKNDIAGLPEDKQTAIIHATGSGGTAAGLILGAKLHKVNARIASINVCDDRDYFTNIISNICKKAINDFNLDIEFSAQKDIEIIDGYVGRGYALSRPEELSLICEMAKTEGIFLDPVYTGKAFYGMIKELEKDPKCFGSRIIFIHTGGIFGLFSKSQEFAALFK, translated from the coding sequence ATGCCTGATGTAAAATTCGCATATCCAAAACATATAAATTTGGCAAATCTGCCGACACCTGTGCGTTATCTTTCACGCATAAGCAGCAGATACGGGGTTGAAATATATATAAAGCAGGATGAAATGACCGGTACTGCCCTTTCAGGCAACAAGGTCAGAAAACTGGAGTTTGTTCTTGCCCATGCTTTGGAACAAAATGCAGACACAGTAATAACCTGCGGAGGCGCACAATCAAATCACTGCCGGGCCACAGCAATAGCAGCAGCAATGGCAGGGCTTGACTGCTGTCTCCTCCTTCGCACACCCGATCCTTTAAACCCGCCGGAAACAGGGGGAAATATTCTCCTTGACAAAATGGCAGGAGCAGAGATTGTCTGGATTACCCCTGAAGAATACAAAAGGCGTGATGAATTTTTTGAAAAACAATCAAAAATCCTGCAAAGCCAGGGAAAAAAGCCTTATATTATACCTGAAGGAGCCTCAGATGCCCTGGGAGCCTGGGGATATATCAAAGCCATGCAGGAAATTAAAAACGATATTGCCGGACTTCCAGAAGATAAGCAGACAGCAATCATCCATGCCACAGGCTCAGGAGGTACTGCTGCCGGGCTTATACTGGGTGCAAAACTTCATAAGGTTAATGCCAGGATTGCAAGCATAAACGTCTGTGATGACCGTGATTATTTTACAAATATTATCAGCAATATATGCAAAAAAGCCATAAATGACTTCAACCTGGATATTGAGTTTTCAGCACAAAAAGACATTGAAATCATAGACGGCTATGTAGGCAGGGGATACGCCCTGTCCCGGCCCGAAGAGCTTTCCCTGATCTGCGAAATGGCAAAAACCGAGGGCATATTTCTTGACCCGGTATATACAGGAAAAGCATTTTACGGAATGATAAAAGAGCTTGAAAAAGACCCGAAATGCTTTGGCTCAAGGATAATATTTATCCATACAGGCGGAATCTTCGGCCTGTTTTCAAAATCACAAGAATTTGCTGCTCTTTTCAAGTAA
- a CDS encoding ATP-binding protein, with the protein MKNLQNLPIGKSSFESIRENNDLYVDKTQHIFNLVSQGMYYFLSRPRRFGKSLTISTLRCLFQGKKELFKGLWIDENTDWEWKEHPVILLDFNGISHDTPENLKISLQRSLEKSAELYNLISDAPLLKNQFKELIISLNKKTGMPVVILIDEYDKPIIDHLGKGEKALETAKANRDILKSFFGVIKEGEVSDVLRFVFITGVSKFSRISIFSELNNLKDLTMTEDYADMLGCTQKELETCFAPYFSGFAQKQKMTEPDLLEKLRQHYNGYRFSVRDARVYNPFSILNAVDEKNFNNYWFETGTPTFLVNLLHENNWYLPSIENMEATEALFSVYEIERLQPEAILFQTGYVTIKDIDEGLYTFDYPNREVKTSFSENLFYSYFRGQKDVSRFILLSKYLRLGDMETFIEIMKGIYASIPYTIESKRDEAYFHTIFYLMVSASGIDARSEILTCKGRIDLVIEFSDKLYIIEFKCNQTAKAGIEQIRQKGYAEPYRQTGKKIILMGINFDTEKRNISEWKTEEI; encoded by the coding sequence ATGAAAAATCTGCAAAACCTGCCAATAGGCAAATCGTCTTTTGAAAGCATTCGTGAAAACAACGATCTGTATGTTGATAAAACACAGCATATCTTTAATCTGGTAAGCCAGGGCATGTATTATTTCCTGTCCCGGCCCCGCAGATTCGGCAAATCCCTGACCATATCAACCCTGCGCTGTCTTTTTCAGGGTAAAAAGGAATTGTTTAAAGGACTGTGGATTGATGAAAACACGGATTGGGAATGGAAAGAACATCCTGTAATCCTGCTTGATTTTAACGGTATAAGTCATGATACACCGGAAAACCTGAAAATCAGTCTGCAAAGATCCCTTGAAAAATCTGCTGAACTTTATAATCTTATTTCAGATGCTCCTTTATTAAAAAACCAATTCAAAGAATTAATAATATCCCTGAATAAAAAAACAGGTATGCCTGTTGTAATTCTCATTGACGAATATGACAAACCCATTATTGATCATCTTGGAAAAGGAGAAAAGGCTTTGGAGACCGCCAAAGCGAACCGGGATATTCTTAAATCCTTTTTCGGTGTAATAAAAGAGGGTGAGGTTTCTGATGTACTTCGCTTTGTATTTATTACAGGTGTTTCCAAATTCAGCAGGATTTCAATCTTTTCAGAACTTAATAATTTAAAAGATTTAACAATGACCGAAGATTATGCAGACATGTTAGGCTGCACCCAGAAAGAACTTGAAACCTGTTTTGCCCCGTATTTTTCAGGTTTTGCACAAAAGCAGAAAATGACAGAACCAGACCTGCTGGAAAAGCTGCGCCAGCATTATAACGGCTATCGTTTTTCAGTGCGAGATGCAAGAGTATATAATCCTTTTTCCATTTTAAATGCTGTTGATGAAAAAAATTTTAATAACTACTGGTTTGAAACTGGAACTCCGACCTTCCTGGTGAATCTTTTACATGAAAACAACTGGTATCTGCCTTCCATTGAAAACATGGAAGCAACAGAAGCCCTGTTCAGTGTTTATGAAATAGAACGACTCCAGCCCGAAGCCATCTTGTTTCAGACTGGATATGTTACAATAAAGGATATTGACGAAGGCTTATACACCTTTGATTATCCAAACAGGGAAGTTAAAACCTCATTTTCTGAAAACCTGTTTTACTCATATTTTAGAGGACAAAAAGACGTTTCCCGTTTTATCCTGCTGTCCAAATACCTGAGACTTGGTGATATGGAAACATTTATTGAGATCATGAAAGGAATTTATGCGTCAATTCCATATACAATTGAATCCAAAAGAGACGAAGCTTATTTTCACACTATTTTTTATCTCATGGTAAGCGCATCAGGCATAGATGCCAGGAGCGAAATTTTAACCTGCAAAGGCAGGATTGATCTTGTTATTGAGTTTTCCGATAAACTTTATATTATTGAGTTTAAATGTAACCAGACTGCAAAAGCAGGAATAGAGCAGATCAGGCAAAAAGGCTATGCAGAGCCTTACCGCCAAACAGGGAAAAAGATTATCCTCATGGGCATTAATTTTGACACTGAAAAGCGAAATATTTCAGAGTGGAAGACTGAGGAAATATAG
- a CDS encoding AAA family ATPase, translating to MKKLQNLPIGDSSFESIRERNDLYVDKTRHIFQLISEGRYYFLSRPRRFGKSLTISTLRCLFQGRKELFKGLWIDENTNWQWKEHPVVLLDFNGISHDTPENLTCGLESSLKKTGQFNNIQLKESLIKEMFKELILSIHHKTSMPVVILIDEYDKPIIDHLGKGSKAMETAKTNRDILKSFFGVIKDGDVSDALRFVFITGVSKFSRVSIFSELNNLDDITMNKNFAEMLGYTHEEVETCFSEYIRLFAEEYRISLEDIIEKLKLHYNGYRFSKKNIRVYNPFSVLKSLKEMEFKPYWFETGTPTFLVNLLKDTDFPVAKIENLELDKQIFSVYDLERLQPEALLFQTGYITIKDVYEDELYAFCYPNQEVKISFLKYLMFFHVPAHGHEQSLFIHLSRHLNQENLDAFFETISTIFASIPYTIESKRDEAYFHTAFF from the coding sequence ATGAAAAAACTTCAAAACCTGCCAATCGGGGATTCATCATTTGAAAGTATTCGTGAAAGAAACGATCTCTATGTGGATAAAACACGGCATATCTTCCAGCTTATAAGCGAAGGCCGATATTATTTTCTTTCCCGGCCCCGCAGATTCGGGAAATCCCTGACCATATCAACCCTGCGCTGCTTGTTCCAGGGAAGAAAGGAATTGTTTAAAGGGCTTTGGATTGATGAAAATACGAACTGGCAGTGGAAGGAACATCCTGTAGTCCTGCTTGATTTTAACGGTATAAGTCATGATACGCCGGAAAACCTGACATGCGGACTGGAAAGCAGTCTAAAAAAAACAGGGCAGTTTAATAATATTCAACTGAAAGAATCCCTTATAAAAGAAATGTTTAAGGAACTCATACTTTCGATTCACCACAAAACCAGTATGCCAGTTGTGATTTTAATTGATGAATATGACAAACCGATTATTGATCATCTGGGAAAAGGTTCAAAAGCTATGGAAACAGCCAAAACAAACAGGGACATTCTCAAATCATTTTTCGGAGTCATAAAAGACGGAGACGTTTCTGATGCTCTGCGATTTGTTTTCATTACCGGTGTTTCCAAATTCAGCCGTGTTTCCATCTTTTCCGAACTCAATAATCTAGACGATATTACAATGAATAAAAATTTTGCAGAAATGCTCGGATATACACATGAGGAAGTTGAAACATGTTTTTCAGAATATATCAGGCTGTTTGCAGAAGAATACAGGATTAGTCTGGAAGATATTATTGAAAAACTGAAACTTCACTATAATGGTTATCGTTTTTCCAAAAAAAATATCAGGGTATATAATCCTTTTTCCGTATTAAAATCATTGAAAGAAATGGAGTTTAAACCTTACTGGTTTGAAACCGGAACCCCGACCTTTCTGGTGAATCTTTTAAAAGACACTGATTTTCCTGTTGCAAAAATAGAAAATCTTGAACTGGATAAACAGATATTCAGTGTATATGACCTTGAACGCCTTCAGCCCGAAGCACTTTTATTTCAGACAGGATACATAACAATAAAAGATGTTTATGAAGATGAACTTTATGCTTTCTGCTATCCAAACCAGGAAGTGAAAATTTCATTTTTAAAATATTTGATGTTTTTCCATGTTCCGGCTCATGGTCATGAGCAGTCTTTGTTTATCCACCTTTCCAGACATTTGAATCAGGAAAACCTGGATGCTTTTTTTGAAACAATTTCAACCATATTCGCATCCATTCCCTATACAATTGAAAGCAAAAGAGACGAAGCATATTTTCATACAGCATTTTTTTGA